One Bacillus sp. 1780r2a1 DNA segment encodes these proteins:
- a CDS encoding undecaprenyldiphospho-muramoylpentapeptide beta-N-acetylglucosaminyltransferase, producing the protein MSKNVIVFTGGGTAGHVTPNIAIMKELDKEKWDIHYVGSHNGIEKELITNLNIPYYPISSGKLRRYVDMENVKDVFRVVKGVGDARRILKKLRPSLVFSKGGFVTVPVIMAAKSLNIPVFIHESDLTPGLANKIAQRFATKIFTSFDEAAAYFPKEKVQVVGSPIRRELFHGKANNGQSWLRFYDKKPVLTIMGGSLGARKINEVVRESLPELQRKFQIVHLCGKGNVDESLMNIPSYRQLEYVNEELPDVLAATDYVITRGGSNAIFEFLALHKPMMIIPLSKAQSRGDQILNAKAFQKKGYCTVLEEEEITKETFLQELELLQKQASEMKRTMREATKTDAISVLVKEINSI; encoded by the coding sequence ATGAGTAAGAATGTAATCGTATTTACTGGTGGCGGAACGGCTGGTCACGTTACCCCAAATATCGCTATTATGAAAGAGCTAGATAAAGAAAAGTGGGATATTCACTATGTAGGCTCTCATAATGGGATTGAAAAAGAATTAATTACAAACTTAAATATTCCGTACTACCCAATTTCCAGTGGAAAACTTCGTCGATATGTAGATATGGAAAATGTAAAAGATGTTTTTCGAGTAGTTAAGGGAGTAGGAGATGCAAGACGGATTTTAAAGAAGCTAAGGCCATCGCTTGTATTCTCTAAAGGTGGATTTGTAACCGTACCTGTTATCATGGCGGCTAAGTCCCTTAATATTCCTGTATTTATTCACGAGAGTGACTTAACGCCGGGACTGGCAAACAAAATTGCTCAGCGTTTTGCGACAAAAATCTTTACATCATTTGATGAAGCAGCTGCTTATTTCCCGAAAGAAAAAGTTCAGGTTGTGGGCTCGCCAATTCGTCGAGAATTATTTCATGGAAAAGCAAACAACGGTCAAAGTTGGCTTCGTTTTTATGATAAAAAGCCGGTTCTGACAATTATGGGTGGAAGCTTAGGTGCGCGAAAAATCAATGAAGTTGTTCGTGAATCGCTGCCTGAACTTCAGAGGAAATTTCAAATTGTGCACCTGTGTGGAAAAGGAAACGTTGATGAGAGTTTAATGAATATTCCGAGCTACCGCCAGTTGGAGTATGTGAACGAAGAGTTGCCTGATGTATTAGCTGCAACTGATTATGTCATTACGCGCGGAGGATCTAATGCTATTTTCGAATTTCTAGCCCTTCATAAGCCAATGATGATTATTCCTTTATCTAAAGCTCAAAGTAGAGGAGATCAAATTTTGAATGCAAAAGCCTTTCAAAAGAAAGGTTACTGCACGGTTCTAGAAGAAGAGGAAATTACAAAAGAAACATTTTTACAAGAATTAGAACTTCTTCAAAAACAAGCAAGTGAAATGAAGCGTACAATGCGTGAAGCGACAAAAACAGACGCTATCTCTGTCTTAGTGAAAGAGATAAATAGCATTTAA
- a CDS encoding CHY zinc finger protein has translation MIDQETRCVHYHSDKDIIAIKFYCCKDYYPCHKCHEETADHSAKVWPKKLFDTKAIICGVCHNELTVTEYLSCKSQCPNCQAHFNPGCSLHTHLYFEV, from the coding sequence ATGATTGACCAAGAAACGCGTTGTGTTCATTATCATTCCGATAAAGATATTATTGCAATAAAATTTTATTGTTGCAAAGACTACTATCCTTGTCATAAATGTCACGAAGAAACAGCAGATCACTCAGCTAAAGTTTGGCCAAAAAAGCTGTTTGATACCAAAGCCATTATATGCGGGGTATGTCATAATGAGTTAACTGTTACTGAGTACTTATCCTGTAAATCACAATGTCCAAACTGCCAAGCTCATTTTAATCCAGGTTGCAGTTTGCACACTCACCTCTATTTTGAAGTCTAA
- a CDS encoding metalloregulator ArsR/SmtB family transcription factor, translating to MKIPYQPSKSEIRLTSILHALSDPNRLRIVQCLGKRKESHCSYYQTLNVSKSTLSHHFKVLREAGVIKVRIEGTQHFYSLRIEDLEELFPGLLPAVLHINEELL from the coding sequence ATGAAAATTCCATATCAACCATCCAAATCAGAAATTCGTTTAACTTCTATCTTACATGCTTTGAGCGATCCCAATCGCTTGCGCATCGTACAGTGTTTAGGGAAAAGAAAGGAGAGTCATTGTTCTTATTATCAGACGCTTAACGTATCAAAATCAACGCTATCCCATCACTTTAAAGTACTTCGCGAAGCAGGAGTTATTAAGGTTAGAATTGAAGGAACACAGCACTTTTACTCGTTGCGAATAGAAGATTTAGAAGAGCTGTTTCCAGGATTACTACCAGCAGTTCTTCATATTAACGAAGAATTGTTATAA
- a CDS encoding antibiotic biosynthesis monooxygenase: MITIQAYMKINPAKRDAFLEAIQTLIKHSTEEEGNVSYQLFEDAFEKNSFVMLEEWKDEASIQAHNQSTHFVSFVQFAKDGVLVAPLEAKTSFSKPE, translated from the coding sequence ATGATTACTATCCAAGCTTATATGAAAATTAACCCTGCAAAACGCGATGCTTTTTTAGAAGCTATTCAAACATTAATTAAACATTCTACCGAAGAAGAAGGGAATGTAAGCTATCAATTGTTTGAAGATGCATTCGAAAAAAATTCATTTGTAATGCTTGAAGAGTGGAAAGATGAAGCTTCTATTCAAGCTCATAATCAATCTACGCACTTTGTATCATTCGTCCAGTTTGCCAAAGATGGCGTGTTAGTAGCTCCTTTAGAAGCAAAAACTTCATTTTCTAAACCCGAATGA